The Caenorhabditis elegans chromosome II genome has a segment encoding these proteins:
- the sre-44 gene encoding Serpentine Receptor, class E (Epsilon) (Partially confirmed by transcript evidence), producing MIFLIGNSSYFRVLTPTTVLHDHRLRGFPDNIYLIVYGIFHLLIMYFVLKCAYICLKIRVFHWNLTCLIFSCSVQWFETFIGSLMILPYESGYWILGESNITIQQGWTDIESEMIKVPNFFNLFFLGSFLKFHYILSMGTTGLLLAVERTFACYYLTDYEKKPRIHLVVILIIGHQTFNFISAILHFFQILQNLVYIVLIALIPNVVSSVIFAVTENYNQKVTKTIENFANPNNYTLAARYQAKENVKCFAMIKKVIFAGIGMIFISCSSILLIYFDVFPNHVDLLNFVFEASLNVGPSFIGPTLIHSVDAWRNYELCPFSNKIVAVARKTTIVKVVPVECDKDSELRKETDTYFRQLNNSWS from the exons atgatattccTTATCGGAAATAGCTCATATTTCCGTGTGCTCACCCCTACTACAGTCCTTCATGACCACCGATTAAGAGGGTTCCCTGATAATATTTATCTGATAGTTTATGGAATTTTCCACTTGCTCATTATGTATTTTGTCTTAAAATGTGCATATAtctgtttgaaaattcgagtttttcactGGAACCTTACTTGCTTGATATTTAGCTGCTCCGTGCAAtggtttgaaacttttatcGGGAGTCTGATGATTTTACCCTATGAATCGGGGTACTGGATTCTTGGtg AGTCTAATATAACCATCCAGCAAGGATGGACAGATATTGAATCGGAAATGATAAAAGTCccaaatttctttaatttattCTTCCTTGGCtcctttctcaaatttcattaTATTCTGTCAATGGGCACCACTGGACTTTTATTAGCCGTGGAGCGAACTTTCGCGTGCTATTATTTAACAGATTACGAGAAGAAGCCCAGAATTCATTTGGTTGTAATTTTGATTATTGGACATCAgacattcaattttataagtgcgattttacattttttccaaattctgcaaaatttagTATATATCGTTTTGATTGCTCTCATACCAAATGTGGTATCTTCCGTG atcTTTGCGGTAACCGAGAACTACAACCAGAAAGTCACAAAAACCATTGAAAACTTTGCAAATCCCAATAATTACACCCTGGCGGCTCGATATCAAGCCAAGGAGAATGTCAAGTGCTTTGCGATGAtcaaaaaagtcattttcgCCGGGATTGGGATGATTTTCATCTCCTGCTCAAGTATTCTACTAATTTATTTCGACGTTTTCCCAAATCACGTGGatttgctcaattttgtgtttgAAGCGTCCTTGAATGT aggCCCCTCATTCATTGGCCCGACACTGATCCATTCCGTCGATGCTTGGAGGAACTATGAACTTTGTCCATTTTCCAACAAGATTGTAGCAGTGGCACGGAAAACTACAATAGTCAAGGTGGTTCCAGTGGAGTGTGACAAAGATTCCGAGTTGCGGAAGGAGACGGACACATATTTTCGACAATTGAACAATTCTTGGTCATAG